A portion of the Tenacibaculum todarodis genome contains these proteins:
- a CDS encoding mechanosensitive ion channel family protein, whose protein sequence is MKTLKEFLNLSFEINDTIHIDIKTILFVLFVFFITGIVLKTVKRIVNRKLNEEDKDKFKAIYSFIKYFVYTIVLIVALESSGIDVSVLLAGSAALLVGIGLGLQTLFQDIMSGVFILIDKSLHVNDIIEIEGKVGKVEEIRLRTTRAVTIDNKVLIIPNHKFLTNSLYNWTQNGKTTRENVTIGVAYGSDVELVKSLLIQAAKEHPKVYDHPAPLVIFQNFGDNALEFKLVFTLSDSYQAVIPQSDIRFAIDKKFRENNISIPFPQRTVHIVKE, encoded by the coding sequence ATGAAAACACTTAAAGAATTTTTAAATCTTTCTTTTGAGATTAATGATACAATTCATATTGATATTAAAACAATTTTATTTGTATTATTTGTTTTCTTTATTACAGGAATAGTATTAAAAACTGTAAAGAGAATTGTTAATAGAAAATTAAACGAAGAAGACAAAGACAAATTCAAAGCTATTTATTCTTTTATTAAATACTTTGTTTACACTATTGTTTTAATTGTAGCATTAGAGTCTTCTGGGATAGATGTAAGTGTTCTTTTAGCGGGTTCTGCAGCGTTATTAGTTGGTATTGGTTTAGGATTACAAACTTTATTTCAAGATATAATGTCGGGTGTTTTTATTTTGATTGACAAATCTTTACATGTAAATGATATTATAGAAATTGAAGGAAAAGTTGGTAAAGTTGAAGAAATAAGATTGCGAACAACAAGAGCTGTAACAATTGATAATAAAGTTTTGATAATCCCAAACCATAAATTCTTAACTAATAGTTTATATAATTGGACACAAAACGGAAAAACAACTAGAGAAAATGTAACTATTGGTGTGGCTTATGGAAGTGATGTGGAGTTGGTTAAAAGTCTTTTAATTCAAGCTGCTAAAGAACATCCTAAAGTATACGATCATCCAGCACCGCTAGTGATTTTTCAAAACTTTGGAGACAATGCTTTAGAATTTAAGTTAGTTTTTACATTAAGTGATAGTTACCAAGCGGTTATTCCTCAAAGCGACATTCGTTTTGCAATAGATAAAAAATTTAGAGAAAATAATATTTCTATTCCATTTCCTCAAAGAACAGTTCATATTGTTAAAGAATAA
- a CDS encoding sigma-54-dependent transcriptional regulator, with the protein MSKILIIEDEAAIRRVLKKIISEENDSYQVEEAEDGLVGIEMIAKEDYDLVLCDIKMPKMDGVEVLEKAKKIKPEVPMVMISGHGDLDTAVNTMRLGAFDYISKPPDLNRLLNTVRNALDKKELVVENKRLKKKVSKNYEMIGESDAISHIKEIIEKVAATDARVLITGPNGTGKELVAHWLHEKSDRAKANMIEVNCAAIPSELIESELFGHVKGSFTGANKDRAGKFEAANGGTIFLDEIGDMSLSAQAKVLRALQENKIQRVGSDKDIKVNVRIVAATNKDLKKEISEGRFREDLYHRLAVILIKVPALNDRREDIPLLVDFFAEKISKEQGTPMKSFSSDAIQLLQEYDWTGNIRELRNVVERLIILGEKEVSKNDIKLFASK; encoded by the coding sequence ATGAGTAAAATATTAATTATAGAAGACGAAGCTGCAATACGTAGAGTTTTAAAAAAGATCATTTCTGAAGAAAACGACAGCTATCAAGTTGAAGAAGCTGAAGATGGTTTAGTGGGAATAGAAATGATTGCTAAAGAAGATTACGATTTAGTTTTATGTGATATTAAAATGCCAAAAATGGATGGTGTTGAGGTTTTAGAGAAAGCTAAAAAAATAAAGCCAGAAGTTCCAATGGTTATGATTTCTGGTCACGGAGATTTAGATACAGCCGTAAATACAATGCGTTTGGGTGCTTTTGATTATATTTCTAAGCCACCAGATTTAAACCGTTTGTTAAATACAGTTCGTAATGCGCTTGATAAAAAAGAGTTGGTTGTAGAAAACAAACGACTAAAAAAGAAAGTTAGCAAGAACTACGAAATGATTGGCGAAAGCGACGCAATTTCTCACATTAAAGAAATCATTGAAAAAGTTGCTGCAACAGATGCAAGAGTTTTAATTACGGGGCCAAACGGAACCGGAAAAGAGTTGGTTGCGCACTGGTTACATGAAAAGTCAGACAGAGCAAAAGCTAACATGATTGAGGTAAACTGTGCTGCAATTCCTTCAGAATTAATAGAAAGTGAACTTTTTGGACATGTAAAAGGATCTTTTACAGGGGCAAATAAAGATAGAGCAGGTAAGTTTGAAGCTGCCAACGGCGGAACAATTTTTTTAGATGAAATTGGTGATATGAGCCTGTCAGCACAAGCAAAAGTTTTACGTGCTTTACAAGAAAATAAAATTCAACGAGTAGGGTCTGATAAAGATATAAAAGTAAACGTTCGTATAGTTGCTGCAACTAATAAAGACTTAAAGAAAGAGATTTCTGAAGGTCGTTTTAGAGAAGATTTATACCATCGTTTAGCAGTTATTTTAATTAAAGTTCCGGCATTAAATGACCGAAGAGAAGATATACCTTTATTGGTAGATTTCTTTGCTGAAAAAATTTCTAAGGAACAAGGAACTCCTATGAAATCATTTTCTAGTGATGCAATACAATTGTTACAAGAATATGATTGGACAGGAAATATTAGAGAATTAAGAAATGTTGTAGAACGTTTAATTATTCTTGGTGAAAAAGAAGTTTCTAAAAACGATATTAAATTATTTGCGAGTAAATAA
- a CDS encoding ankyrin repeat domain-containing protein has product MNILNTFFEAIQSVNINLIETLLKRFPKLANAQDKRGFTPLVFATYFDKIEIAKTLIKKNANVNHKDAKGNTALLGVAFKGNVDIAELLLNNGANINEQNNLGYSPLIFATMYNQTNMVSFLLKNNADLSLKDNENKSALDIAIAKDYKEIISLLNVKEIIYSQII; this is encoded by the coding sequence ATGAATATTTTAAATACTTTTTTTGAAGCAATTCAATCAGTAAATATTAATTTAATAGAAACGCTTTTAAAAAGATTTCCAAAACTTGCAAACGCACAAGATAAACGAGGATTTACTCCCTTAGTTTTTGCTACGTATTTTGATAAAATAGAAATTGCTAAAACTTTAATTAAAAAAAATGCCAATGTAAATCATAAAGATGCAAAAGGTAATACTGCCTTATTAGGTGTAGCTTTTAAAGGCAATGTTGATATAGCTGAACTTTTATTAAATAACGGTGCAAACATTAATGAACAAAACAATCTTGGTTATTCTCCTTTAATTTTTGCTACAATGTATAACCAAACAAATATGGTTTCTTTTTTATTAAAAAATAATGCAGACTTGTCATTAAAAGATAATGAAAACAAATCTGCATTAGATATAGCAATTGCTAAAGATTATAAAGAAATTATTTCTCTATTAAATGTTAAAGAAATTATTTACTCGCAAATAATTTAA
- the katG gene encoding catalase/peroxidase HPI — protein MENLKHGSGDITKCPFMGGNTTNETNNDWWPNSLNLDILHQHDTKVNPLGEEFNYREALNGLNIDALKEDVTNLMTDSQDWWPADWGHYGGLMIRMAWHSAGSYRTSDGRGGGGTGNQRFAPLNSWPDNASLDKARRLLWPVKKKYGDKLSWADLIILAGTIAYESMGLKTFGFAFGRTDIWQPEKDTYWGTEKEWLAPSDERYTDVESPSTMENPLAAVQMGLIYVNPEGVNGKSDPAKTALHIRETFARMGMNDEETAALTAGGHTVGKAHGNGDASVLGPEPEAAPIESQGFGWENPNGSGVGRDTVTSGIEGAWTTEPTKWDNGFFDLLFGYEWELTKSPAGATQWAPINIKEEDKPVDVEDPSIRLNPMMTDADMAMKVDPIYREICEKFSNNHQYFSETFARAWFKLTHRDMGPKARYYGPDVPKEELIWQDPIPAGNKKYDENHVKEKISNTNLTIAELVATAWDSARTYRGSDMRGGANGARIRLAPQKDWAGNEPERLNKVLDTLAPIATEFGISIADTIVLAGNVGVEKAIKNAGFNTIVPFTPGRGDATEEMTDAASFEPLEPIADGYRNWLKQEYIVSPEELMLDKTQLLGLTAPEMTILVGGMRVLGTNYGGTKHGVFTDNEGALTNDFFVNLTDMANTWNSVGEGLYEIRDRKTGTFKWSATSVDLVFGSNSILRSYAEVYAQDDNKEKFVKAFVKAWTKVMNADRFDVK, from the coding sequence ATGGAAAACTTAAAACATGGCTCTGGCGATATTACAAAATGTCCTTTTATGGGAGGAAACACAACGAATGAAACAAATAACGATTGGTGGCCAAACTCTTTAAATTTAGATATTTTACACCAACATGACACAAAAGTAAATCCACTTGGTGAGGAATTTAATTATCGCGAAGCCCTTAACGGTTTAAATATTGATGCATTAAAAGAAGATGTAACCAATTTAATGACAGACAGTCAAGATTGGTGGCCTGCAGATTGGGGACATTATGGAGGATTAATGATTCGTATGGCTTGGCACTCTGCAGGCTCTTACAGAACTAGTGATGGCCGTGGAGGTGGTGGAACTGGAAATCAACGATTTGCTCCCTTAAATTCTTGGCCAGATAATGCAAGTTTAGATAAAGCAAGACGTTTACTTTGGCCTGTTAAGAAAAAATATGGTGACAAATTAAGTTGGGCAGATTTAATCATTTTAGCAGGTACAATTGCTTATGAATCTATGGGGCTAAAAACATTTGGTTTTGCTTTTGGTAGAACAGATATTTGGCAACCAGAAAAAGACACTTATTGGGGTACAGAAAAAGAATGGCTAGCACCTAGTGATGAGCGTTATACTGATGTAGAGTCTCCTAGCACAATGGAAAATCCATTAGCAGCTGTACAAATGGGATTAATTTACGTAAACCCAGAAGGTGTTAACGGTAAATCTGACCCTGCAAAAACTGCCTTACATATTAGAGAAACTTTTGCTCGTATGGGAATGAATGATGAAGAAACTGCAGCATTAACTGCAGGAGGTCATACAGTTGGTAAAGCCCACGGAAATGGAGATGCAAGTGTTTTAGGACCAGAACCAGAAGCTGCACCAATAGAAAGTCAAGGTTTTGGTTGGGAGAACCCAAATGGATCTGGAGTTGGTAGAGACACCGTAACAAGTGGTATTGAAGGTGCGTGGACAACAGAACCAACAAAATGGGATAATGGATTTTTCGACCTTTTATTTGGGTATGAGTGGGAACTTACAAAAAGTCCTGCAGGAGCTACACAATGGGCACCTATAAACATTAAAGAAGAAGATAAGCCTGTAGATGTAGAAGATCCTTCAATTCGATTAAACCCAATGATGACTGATGCAGATATGGCTATGAAAGTAGATCCTATTTATCGTGAAATCTGTGAAAAATTCAGTAATAATCACCAATATTTTTCTGAAACTTTTGCCCGTGCTTGGTTTAAATTAACGCATAGAGACATGGGACCAAAAGCTAGATATTATGGGCCAGATGTACCTAAGGAAGAATTAATTTGGCAAGATCCAATTCCTGCAGGAAACAAAAAATACGATGAAAACCATGTAAAAGAAAAAATTTCTAATACAAATTTAACCATTGCAGAATTAGTAGCTACTGCTTGGGATAGCGCAAGGACTTATAGAGGTTCAGATATGCGTGGTGGCGCAAATGGAGCTCGTATTCGTTTAGCGCCTCAAAAAGATTGGGCTGGTAACGAACCTGAAAGATTAAATAAAGTCTTAGACACCTTAGCTCCAATTGCTACCGAATTTGGAATTAGTATTGCTGATACAATTGTTTTAGCAGGTAATGTTGGAGTAGAAAAAGCAATTAAAAATGCTGGATTTAATACAATTGTTCCTTTTACTCCAGGTCGTGGTGATGCTACGGAAGAAATGACAGATGCGGCTTCTTTTGAACCTTTAGAACCAATTGCAGACGGATATAGAAACTGGTTAAAACAAGAATACATAGTAAGCCCAGAAGAATTGATGTTAGATAAAACACAGCTTTTAGGATTAACTGCTCCAGAAATGACAATTTTAGTTGGAGGAATGAGAGTTTTAGGTACTAATTACGGAGGAACAAAACATGGCGTTTTTACAGATAATGAAGGCGCTTTAACTAATGACTTCTTTGTAAATTTAACAGATATGGCAAACACATGGAACTCTGTTGGCGAAGGTTTATACGAAATTAGAGACCGTAAAACAGGTACCTTTAAATGGTCTGCAACTAGCGTAGATTTAGTATTTGGCTCTAACTCAATTTTACGTTCTTATGCAGAAGTGTATGCGCAAGATGATAACAAAGAAAAATTTGTAAAAGCATTTGTAAAAGCTTGGACAAAAGTGATGAATGCTGATAGATTTGATGTAAAATAA